One Campylobacter concisus DNA segment encodes these proteins:
- a CDS encoding heavy metal translocating P-type ATPase yields MSKLNLTHKNKVTLAHKSKNRARFICESINARSDVSAIEAAISERTDARSVRVNKYAKSIVVEFDKSYEKILDFIKSYDFPTKPKDESLPSKANIYKAAAALGVTPFMSNKTLKSAVTLYATAPNLIEGAKELRYDGITSKVLEATAIGTSLAMGDHLAANSTNLMINIGEYMEESASHRSDDLIKELAKPNIEEVWVERNLNGEKTLEKVKTENLKKGDIVVVGAGETIGVDGYIVEGNADVNQVSMTGEAEPVAKARGDRVISGTVVDEGRIKIWAENVGNDTATARIKKYIQSSLNEKSAIGVKALKLADKLVPVTLSLAGLSYVINKNMNSVASVLQADYSCALKLATPVAFKSSISKAGRNGILIKGAKAIEALSSVDTFVFDKTGTLTHGRLSVVEIYSFKDGFSEADILNLTASAEEHYFHPVAEAIVEAANKRGFSHIHHDEVEFIVAHGVKTAMNGKEVVIGSRHFLEDDEMISFKAHETLINKALQSGLTLLYVGYDKELVGVIAMKDDMRANAKDMVAKLRNLGVKEIVMLSGDIKSKAEEVARELGLDRVYAECLPTDKAAIIEELKNEGKKVAFVGDGINDAPSLTKANVGISMHKGADIAKATADISLLKDDIMSVALAKELANKTMKLISSNFRSTVGVNTAILSAATLGMLNPIATAMLHNGTTIWLLLNSMKGVKIKSK; encoded by the coding sequence ATGTCAAAGCTGAACTTGACTCACAAAAATAAGGTCACTCTAGCTCATAAGAGCAAAAATAGAGCGAGGTTTATTTGCGAGAGCATAAATGCCAGAAGCGATGTCAGCGCTATCGAGGCTGCGATCTCAGAGCGAACCGATGCAAGAAGCGTGCGCGTAAATAAATATGCAAAAAGCATCGTCGTCGAGTTTGATAAGAGCTATGAGAAAATTTTAGATTTTATAAAGAGCTATGATTTTCCAACCAAGCCAAAAGATGAGAGCCTGCCTAGCAAAGCAAATATCTACAAAGCTGCTGCTGCACTTGGTGTAACGCCGTTTATGAGTAACAAAACTCTAAAATCAGCCGTAACTCTTTACGCAACAGCTCCAAATTTAATAGAAGGTGCAAAAGAGCTAAGGTACGATGGCATCACCTCAAAAGTGCTTGAGGCAACTGCTATTGGCACTAGCCTTGCAATGGGCGATCATTTGGCTGCAAATAGCACAAATTTGATGATAAATATCGGCGAATACATGGAAGAAAGTGCTAGCCACAGAAGTGATGATCTAATAAAAGAGCTAGCCAAACCAAACATCGAAGAGGTATGGGTCGAGCGAAATTTAAACGGTGAAAAGACGCTTGAAAAGGTAAAAACCGAAAATTTAAAAAAAGGTGACATCGTAGTCGTGGGAGCTGGCGAGACGATAGGCGTTGATGGCTACATCGTCGAGGGTAATGCTGATGTCAATCAAGTCTCAATGACTGGAGAAGCAGAACCCGTGGCAAAAGCTAGAGGCGACCGCGTCATAAGTGGTACTGTTGTCGATGAGGGCAGGATCAAAATTTGGGCTGAAAACGTAGGTAACGACACCGCAACCGCAAGGATCAAAAAGTACATCCAAAGCTCGCTCAATGAAAAGTCAGCTATCGGCGTAAAAGCTCTAAAACTAGCTGATAAACTTGTGCCAGTCACGCTCTCTCTTGCTGGGCTTTCGTATGTTATAAATAAAAATATGAACAGCGTTGCTAGCGTGCTTCAGGCTGATTACTCTTGCGCGCTTAAGCTTGCTACGCCAGTTGCGTTTAAGTCAAGCATCTCAAAAGCCGGCAGAAACGGCATCCTTATAAAAGGTGCAAAGGCGATCGAGGCTCTAAGCTCGGTTGATACCTTTGTCTTTGACAAAACCGGCACTCTAACTCATGGACGCCTAAGTGTGGTTGAAATTTACTCTTTTAAAGATGGATTTTCAGAGGCTGATATCTTAAATTTAACCGCAAGTGCCGAGGAGCACTACTTCCACCCAGTAGCTGAAGCGATAGTCGAGGCTGCAAACAAGCGTGGATTTAGCCACATTCACCATGACGAGGTCGAATTTATCGTGGCCCACGGCGTAAAAACTGCTATGAACGGCAAAGAGGTGGTCATCGGCAGTAGGCACTTCTTAGAAGATGATGAGATGATAAGCTTTAAAGCTCACGAAACGCTCATAAATAAGGCTTTGCAAAGCGGTCTAACCTTGCTTTATGTAGGATATGACAAAGAGCTTGTTGGCGTCATAGCTATGAAAGATGATATGAGAGCAAACGCTAAAGATATGGTGGCAAAACTACGAAATCTTGGCGTAAAAGAGATAGTTATGCTAAGTGGCGACATCAAGAGCAAGGCTGAAGAGGTAGCGCGCGAGCTAGGGCTTGATAGAGTATATGCTGAGTGCTTACCAACGGACAAAGCAGCGATCATCGAAGAGCTAAAAAATGAAGGCAAAAAGGTCGCCTTTGTCGGAGATGGTATAAATGACGCGCCAAGTCTAACAAAAGCAAATGTTGGCATAAGCATGCACAAAGGTGCAGATATCGCTAAAGCAACGGCTGATATAAGCCTTTTAAAAGATGACATTATGAGCGTGGCGCTTGCAAAAGAGCTCGCAAATAAGACGATGAAGCTAATAAGCTCAAATTTCCGCTCAACCGTTGGCGTAAATACAGCCATACTAAGTGCCGCAACACTTGGCATGCTAAATCCAATAGCAACTGCTATGCTTCACAATGGCACGACGATCTGGCTTCTGCTCAACTCAATGAAGGGCGTGAAGATCAAGTCGAAATAA
- a CDS encoding aminotransferase, with product MLNELLNASYTSEKNALRLCESLASFGEVFDQIASVRKNAIILIEKFASAHEYELVCENEAIFLPAKNKEDALIEALNYENELNKMYEKFCESLDDEELKDLFFRLWATSNNEYIASLRHCLKEIYSGAVAKNELNLNEISQNFEQNGITNILESYQNDFNEITKSLQNIASGKADKSELAKITNNPNFSFFSGLALGALGISVVSKNLNKDGEDE from the coding sequence ATGCTTAATGAGCTTTTAAACGCCTCTTATACGAGCGAAAAAAACGCACTAAGGCTATGTGAAAGCCTAGCTTCGTTTGGTGAAGTATTTGATCAAATCGCAAGCGTAAGAAAAAATGCGATCATCTTGATAGAGAAATTTGCAAGCGCGCATGAGTATGAGCTTGTTTGTGAAAACGAAGCTATCTTTTTGCCAGCAAAAAATAAAGAAGATGCGCTGATAGAGGCACTAAACTATGAAAATGAGCTAAACAAAATGTATGAAAAATTTTGTGAAAGCTTAGATGATGAGGAGCTAAAAGATCTATTTTTTAGACTTTGGGCTACTTCAAATAACGAATACATCGCCTCTTTAAGGCATTGCTTAAAAGAAATTTATAGCGGAGCTGTGGCAAAAAATGAGCTAAATTTAAATGAAATTTCACAAAATTTTGAGCAAAATGGCATAACAAATATTTTAGAAAGCTATCAAAATGACTTTAATGAGATAACTAAAAGCTTGCAAAATATCGCAAGTGGCAAGGCTGATAAAAGCGAGTTGGCAAAGATCACAAACAACCCAAATTTCTCGTTTTTTAGCGGGCTTGCACTTGGGGCATTAGGCATTTCAGTAGTTAGCAAAAATTTAAATAAGGATGGAGAAGATGAATAA
- a CDS encoding HMA2 domain-containing protein: protein MDIKTQTLAQVASYFSMIAHTNGRLRVRVSPKIKELSSSVNLASLDDMIAQINGIKNVKFNKIIGSVTIEYDHEIFPKNLWEDLLKGQNLEEISAKVNEVAKEVKYA, encoded by the coding sequence ATGGATATAAAAACACAAACTTTAGCACAAGTTGCAAGCTATTTTTCGATGATAGCTCACACAAATGGCAGACTAAGAGTAAGGGTTAGCCCAAAGATCAAAGAGCTAAGTAGTAGCGTAAATTTAGCTAGTTTAGATGATATGATCGCTCAGATAAATGGCATAAAAAATGTTAAATTTAACAAGATAATCGGCTCTGTAACGATCGAATACGACCATGAAATTTTCCCTAAAAATCTCTGGGAGGATCTCTTAAAAGGGCAAAATTTAGAAGAAATTTCAGCTAAAGTAAATGAAGTAGCAAAAGAAGTAAAATATGCTTAA
- a CDS encoding Fur family transcriptional regulator, with protein sequence MEDFELFYKHFNEFLKAFGQKGSEIKEQILRVLFASKSHLNAQEICQKIYEIYKNEISMTSIYTFLNFLEEHHLANSFEQNGVKNYELNLKSSHDHLICENCGKVVDFEDEMIEQRQEQICIQSSFSAESHKMILYGICSDCQAKNGV encoded by the coding sequence GTGGAAGACTTTGAACTATTTTACAAGCATTTTAACGAGTTTTTAAAAGCTTTTGGTCAAAAAGGCTCTGAGATAAAAGAGCAAATTTTGCGTGTGCTTTTTGCAAGCAAGTCACATCTAAATGCTCAAGAAATTTGTCAAAAAATTTATGAAATTTACAAAAATGAAATTTCAATGACTTCTATATATACCTTTTTAAATTTTCTTGAAGAGCACCATTTGGCAAATAGTTTTGAGCAAAATGGTGTTAAAAATTACGAGTTAAATTTAAAATCCTCTCACGATCATCTGATCTGCGAAAATTGCGGAAAGGTGGTTGATTTTGAAGATGAGATGATAGAGCAAAGGCAGGAGCAAATTTGTATCCAAAGTTCATTTAGCGCAGAGTCTCACAAGATGATACTTTATGGAATTTGTAGTGATTGCCAAGCAAAAAATGGGGTTTAA
- a CDS encoding lipid-binding SYLF domain-containing protein: MKKILTLLFLIGSFFALNLNADVIQNQKLKNAINILNAFGTRNLKPNTKFTGIKAIAIIPDVTKAGAIITGSKGRGVFIAKNDNGEWSSPFFVNYTSGSIGLQLGYSSADMIILFKNSEAYASLFNAKDTISLKAEATGGVGNEVAIASDLPEISAFVEERGKTSGAFVGVSLDVARLKINAQDTNDYYERMYDFEDIYNNSPKASKYTIKFKEIISKYFL, translated from the coding sequence ATGAAAAAAATTCTAACTTTACTCTTTTTGATCGGCTCATTTTTTGCGCTAAATTTAAACGCTGATGTGATTCAAAATCAAAAATTAAAAAATGCGATAAACATTTTAAACGCTTTTGGCACTAGAAATTTAAAACCAAATACTAAATTTACAGGCATCAAAGCCATCGCTATCATCCCAGACGTGACAAAAGCAGGCGCGATCATCACTGGCTCAAAAGGCAGAGGCGTATTTATCGCTAAAAACGACAATGGCGAGTGGTCAAGCCCATTTTTTGTAAATTACACATCTGGCAGCATCGGCCTTCAGCTAGGATATAGCTCGGCTGATATGATCATTTTGTTTAAAAACTCGGAAGCCTATGCAAGCTTATTTAACGCAAAAGATACGATCAGCCTAAAAGCAGAGGCAACTGGCGGTGTTGGTAACGAAGTAGCGATAGCTAGTGATTTGCCTGAAATTTCAGCATTTGTCGAGGAGCGTGGCAAGACTAGTGGAGCTTTTGTTGGCGTTAGCTTAGATGTGGCAAGACTTAAGATAAACGCACAAGATACAAACGACTACTACGAGAGAATGTATGACTTTGAAGATATCTACAACAACAGCCCAAAAGCTAGCAAATACACAATCAAATTTAAAGAGATAATCTCAAAATACTTCTTATAA
- a CDS encoding trimeric intracellular cation channel family protein, whose product MSLILFVEYVGIASAALSGFLFAVKRECDWLGVFLSAFLTALGGGIMRDMLVGRAVYSFTHYMPVSVVIFMLVVSRITNLHIKREGLEKKFVFIFADAIDVICFSIVGAMVAIEYSYNIFGVMMIAFFNGVGGGILRDILLNEVPWFLRTGLYGTISLGVGLAYFILYHLGLTNIFFTMLLLAAGITVRMFAFYRGWKLPDL is encoded by the coding sequence ATGAGCTTAATACTTTTTGTGGAGTACGTTGGTATCGCATCAGCTGCGCTTAGTGGCTTTTTGTTTGCTGTAAAGAGGGAGTGTGACTGGCTTGGCGTCTTTTTGTCCGCATTTTTGACCGCACTTGGAGGCGGTATCATGCGTGATATGCTCGTTGGCAGGGCAGTTTATTCATTCACTCACTACATGCCAGTAAGTGTTGTCATCTTTATGCTTGTCGTATCTAGGATCACAAATTTACATATAAAAAGAGAGGGCTTGGAGAAGAAATTTGTCTTTATCTTTGCCGACGCGATCGACGTTATCTGCTTTTCTATCGTTGGAGCAATGGTTGCCATCGAGTATAGTTACAACATCTTTGGCGTCATGATGATCGCCTTTTTTAACGGCGTTGGCGGCGGTATCTTAAGAGACATCTTGCTAAACGAAGTCCCGTGGTTTTTACGCACAGGACTTTATGGCACGATAAGCCTTGGCGTGGGGCTTGCCTACTTTATCCTCTATCATCTGGGCCTTACCAACATATTTTTTACCATGCTTTTGCTAGCTGCTGGTATCACGGTCAGGATGTTTGCATTTTATAGAGGCTGGAAGCTGCCTGATCTATGA
- a CDS encoding SAM-dependent methyltransferase has product MKFSEFFDIWVNENYYKFGVDIGKKGDFYTNVSVGYLFGACLANYFIKLLKNGEISSSCKVVEIGANSGDMLADFAQGIFTLEPEILSNLELIIIEPHEILRKKQLETFKNRFGDEVKIKHYENLDECSFDEIFVISNELLDAFGCEVIDADNMLFVDSDLKFHWQKADQNLLALAKKFGIKKGEISTSYAKFALQLANVAKKIRFLSFDYGEFEPKNEFSLRVFKDHQVFSLFEISNLEPHFKSSDLTYSLCFKQVKEAFSLAGFLMLKFKKQNDALVCDFGVDEILSLVLEKGSKQAYENVTKQAKFLLSPEFLGEKFKFIEFLKG; this is encoded by the coding sequence ATGAAATTTAGCGAGTTTTTTGATATCTGGGTCAATGAAAACTACTATAAATTTGGCGTGGATATCGGCAAGAAGGGCGATTTTTACACAAATGTAAGCGTTGGCTACCTCTTTGGCGCCTGCCTTGCAAACTACTTTATAAAGTTACTTAAAAATGGCGAAATTTCTAGCTCTTGCAAGGTCGTGGAGATCGGCGCAAACTCAGGCGACATGCTGGCTGATTTCGCGCAGGGCATTTTTACGCTTGAGCCAGAAATTTTGTCAAATTTGGAGCTTATCATCATCGAACCTCATGAAATTTTACGTAAAAAACAGCTTGAAACCTTTAAAAATCGCTTTGGTGACGAAGTAAAAATAAAACACTATGAAAATTTAGATGAGTGCTCGTTTGATGAAATTTTTGTCATCTCAAATGAATTGCTTGACGCATTTGGCTGCGAGGTGATAGACGCAGATAATATGCTTTTTGTGGATAGCGATCTAAAATTTCACTGGCAAAAGGCAGATCAAAATTTACTAGCTCTTGCAAAGAAATTTGGCATAAAAAAGGGCGAGATATCAACTAGCTACGCTAAATTTGCGCTCCAGCTTGCAAATGTGGCTAAAAAAATTAGATTTTTAAGTTTTGACTACGGTGAATTTGAGCCAAAAAATGAATTTAGTCTAAGAGTTTTTAAAGATCATCAAGTTTTTTCTTTATTTGAAATTTCAAACCTTGAGCCACATTTTAAAAGCTCAGACCTAACTTATAGCCTTTGTTTTAAGCAGGTAAAAGAGGCTTTCTCTCTGGCTGGCTTTTTGATGCTTAAATTTAAAAAACAAAATGATGCCTTAGTTTGCGACTTTGGCGTGGATGAAATTTTATCTTTGGTGCTTGAAAAAGGCAGCAAGCAAGCCTATGAAAATGTCACCAAACAGGCAAAATTTCTACTCTCGCCAGAGTTTTTGGGTGAGAAGTTTAAATTTATAGAGTTTTTAAAGGGCTAG
- the ybaK gene encoding Cys-tRNA(Pro) deacylase, with amino-acid sequence MIHKTNAARLLDNLKIEYEILEYEVDLNDLSAVHVAASTKQDIKQIYKTIVCQCEPKNFVVACLQGDLELDLKALAHACGAKRCELINLKDLEKITGYIRGGCSPLAMKKHFATFIDERAKAQEYVLVSAGVRGKQIKIAPNDLLKACEADYADIARLAL; translated from the coding sequence ATGATACATAAAACCAACGCCGCTAGGCTTTTAGACAATCTAAAAATAGAGTATGAGATACTTGAATACGAAGTTGATCTAAACGATCTTTCAGCCGTTCACGTCGCAGCTAGCACCAAGCAAGATATAAAGCAAATTTACAAAACTATCGTCTGCCAGTGCGAGCCTAAAAATTTTGTCGTTGCCTGCTTACAAGGCGATCTGGAGCTTGATCTAAAAGCACTTGCTCATGCATGCGGGGCCAAACGCTGCGAGCTCATAAACTTAAAAGACCTAGAAAAGATCACCGGCTACATTAGGGGCGGCTGCTCGCCACTTGCTATGAAAAAGCACTTTGCCACATTCATCGATGAGCGAGCAAAAGCGCAAGAGTATGTGCTAGTAAGCGCTGGAGTAAGAGGCAAGCAGATAAAGATAGCTCCAAATGACCTTTTGAAGGCTTGTGAGGCGGATTACGCTGATATCGCTAGGCTAGCCCTTTAA
- the fliL gene encoding flagellar basal body-associated protein FliL: protein MAEEVEEKKAKKGGNGALMIIIIAIFVLLLVIGGLVAFLMLSSDEPKEANMAQTPAQTQTQPAPAQNKAKRGGNDYSNMGPIYPLDQFVVNLLSENGSRFLKTKIDLEQSDELLTAELDKKKALLRDIIIRTLSSKTYEEVSTAKGKDRLKDEIVGKLNEVLNDGYIKNIFFTDFVVQ from the coding sequence ATGGCTGAAGAAGTTGAAGAGAAAAAAGCAAAAAAAGGTGGCAATGGCGCTTTGATGATAATCATCATCGCGATATTTGTTTTATTGCTAGTTATCGGAGGGCTAGTCGCGTTTTTGATGCTTAGTTCGGACGAGCCAAAAGAGGCAAATATGGCGCAAACACCAGCTCAGACTCAAACTCAACCAGCACCAGCTCAAAATAAAGCAAAACGCGGTGGCAACGACTATTCGAACATGGGACCGATATATCCGCTTGATCAGTTTGTCGTAAATTTACTTAGTGAAAATGGATCAAGATTTCTTAAAACTAAGATCGATTTAGAGCAAAGCGACGAGCTACTAACTGCTGAGCTTGATAAGAAAAAGGCACTTTTAAGAGATATCATAATAAGAACGCTATCTTCTAAAACTTACGAAGAAGTAAGCACTGCAAAGGGCAAAGATAGGCTAAAAGACGAGATCGTCGGCAAGCTAAATGAAGTGCTAAACGACGGCTACATAAAAAACATATTTTTTACTGATTTTGTGGTGCAATGA
- the acpS gene encoding holo-ACP synthase, with product MIGIDIVKIDRISRLKARHGELFLKRFLSDDEIVLAKNDATLAGFWAAKEAASKALGVGISKECGFLDIVLSKSDKGAPKIKFSPRIYTHFNIKEASLSITHDGGFAVAAVMIV from the coding sequence ATGATAGGCATCGATATCGTTAAAATAGACAGGATATCAAGGCTGAAGGCTCGTCACGGCGAGCTTTTTTTAAAGAGATTTTTAAGCGATGATGAGATCGTGCTAGCAAAAAATGATGCGACTTTGGCTGGATTTTGGGCGGCCAAAGAAGCAGCTAGCAAAGCCCTTGGTGTGGGCATCAGCAAAGAGTGTGGCTTTTTGGACATTGTGCTTAGCAAAAGCGACAAAGGAGCACCAAAAATAAAATTTAGCCCAAGAATTTATACTCATTTTAATATCAAAGAAGCAAGCCTTAGTATAACTCACGACGGCGGATTTGCCGTAGCTGCAGTGATGATCGTATGA
- a CDS encoding cell surface protein, with product MITSINGLSNTPIQDNTIQKENVAKESKQDKNATEEKFDYSKYMFRPWTDNVKEFIDIDQSKEGWITDTINRIDNMLSDYPMKERRALASKYPPETMEEFRVGELQSYMDWLLTNSVDGKPTINGFMIGLGTAEEAELEDFMNSFPEDTMMSNDGARLFARADLSIEEFKKLYREDVEKTTKEHKEFLTKLHKEEQEYNANFAKEQNEKKFKPMQVKKKYETYDINKDQKFLFARELLNFKEKRGIDVLELMQKIDKKQILNKMA from the coding sequence ATGATAACTAGCATAAACGGACTTAGCAATACACCAATACAAGATAACACTATCCAAAAAGAAAATGTAGCCAAAGAAAGCAAGCAAGACAAAAACGCTACCGAAGAAAAATTTGATTACTCAAAGTATATGTTTAGACCCTGGACTGATAATGTAAAAGAATTTATTGATATAGACCAAAGTAAAGAGGGTTGGATAACAGATACTATAAATCGAATAGATAATATGCTGTCTGATTATCCCATGAAAGAAAGAAGAGCTTTAGCATCAAAATATCCTCCAGAAACTATGGAAGAATTTAGAGTTGGAGAGTTACAAAGCTATATGGATTGGCTACTTACCAACTCTGTTGATGGCAAGCCAACAATAAATGGCTTTATGATTGGTCTTGGCACAGCAGAAGAAGCTGAGCTAGAAGATTTTATGAACTCGTTTCCTGAAGATACAATGATGAGTAATGATGGTGCTAGATTGTTTGCTAGAGCAGATCTAAGCATAGAAGAGTTTAAGAAGCTTTATAGAGAAGATGTAGAAAAAACTACAAAAGAGCATAAAGAATTTCTAACTAAACTACACAAAGAAGAGCAAGAATACAATGCAAATTTTGCCAAAGAGCAAAATGAGAAGAAATTTAAACCTATGCAGGTTAAAAAGAAGTATGAGACCTATGATATAAACAAGGATCAAAAATTTCTCTTTGCAAGAGAGCTTTTAAATTTTAAAGAAAAAAGAGGTATAGATGTCTTAGAGCTTATGCAAAAGATAGACAAGAAGCAAATTTTAAATAAGATGGCTTGA